In one window of Pristiophorus japonicus isolate sPriJap1 chromosome 9, sPriJap1.hap1, whole genome shotgun sequence DNA:
- the LOC139273293 gene encoding tubby-related protein 4-like, which yields MFIFKIFFLSPTSPLHPPTTVNGTSGAPENNPPCTVNIPIAPIHSSAQAMSPTQSIGLVQSLLANQNVQLDVLTNQTAVAGAVEHTLDNSSQYAIPNRFSNPGQAIFGSMETGRMTGGSQQPSPQISGMVQIPAVDHIEREPEHSQKFKPLRTVPQLVEGDAVVFCTTPEVQLVKINAHPPPPYPGTTTASAATSVAAPPVDICLKKADFSLFPTGHFQTPLGYERITTFDSSGNVEEVCRPRMRILSNQNMYTLPGPGQSSLRLPSADAKKVQQVYGTLNRLNVAHCVIPSGDPPPYPDATNRSQRVDSNTIQVPLRRDSKDTTAKVSQLLDSQRVVQHGHKPKNNSVSAQYQQTSLRSPPALYTCSQCISNGSNSGNINIRPELPTGTGSQHSTVIVHSTSTSPLSSQSSYNLLSPPDSCHDRTEYINNAFTEDESVLQHCQIEKSIRHIALNNEINMSVKRPPPYQWDPAGSEEIWIPQERQIPISATGSHKPPPLILEQSHVEMSHVPFIPIKSPTSPTVTFQSNYGLTLPYPVSYSASPIAAFQASFQTSEAIGPPPYPQQDPSVVVQSGYPANITCCPLPPMYPTSNTFSSLQLPQITLHQWNTYSACSPMHSSQGTLSSKPHLPFEKPGMPPFPAELQDHTGTEVIVETADNFQEVLSLTESPVPQRTDKCNKKSRKRLDSRPEEANMQAVTEGKMKKEAKALTDFNSLISSPRLGREKKKIKSQKDQIKSKKLNKMSEFQDSSESEPELFISGDELMNQSQSTKKVWKTKRNLRTPNETDELKCRRANEKEDGKLGNQGFVYVMANKQPLWNEATQVYQLDFGGRVTQESAKNFQIELEGRQVMQFGRIDGNAYILDFQYPFSAVQAFAVALANVTQRLK from the coding sequence ATGTTTATTTTTAAGATTTTTTTTCTTTCTCCcacttctcctctccacccccccaccacagtGAACGGAACATCTGGAGCTCCAGAAAACAACCCTCCTTGCACTGTTAATATTCCCATTGCACCAATCCATAGTTCTGCGCAAGCAATGTCCCCTACTCAGAGTATTGGACTTGTCCAGTCTTTACTAGCCAATCAGAATGTGCAGCTTGACGTTTTAACCAATCAAACAGCTGTTGCAGGAGCAGTGGAACACACTTTGGACAACTCCAGCCAGTATGCAATTCCCAATCGGTTTTCGAATCCAGGACAGGCAATCTTTGGAAGTATGGAAACTGGCCGTATGACTGGTGGATCACAACAGCCATCACCACAGATCTCGGGAATGGTGCAAATTCCTGCTGTGGATCATATTGAAAGGGAGCCTGAGCACTCTCAAAAATTCAAACCGTTACGAACAGTGCCACAGTTGGTTGAAGGTGACGCGGTGGTATTCTGTACAACTCCCGAAGTGCAGTTAGTTAAAATAAATGCACACCCACCTCCTCCATATCCAGGAACTACAACAGCTTCTGCAGCTACCTCTGTCGCTGCTCCACCAGTGGACATTTGTCTGAAAAAAGCAGATTTTTCTCTCTTTCCTACTGGACATTTTCAAACCCCTCTCGGTTATGAAAGAATCACAACATTTGACAGCAGTGGGAATGTAGAAGAAGTATGTAGGCCTCGCATGAGAATATTGAGCAACCAAAATATGTATACACTTCCAGGCCCAGGACAGTCGTCATTACGACTGCCTTCAGCAGATGCGAAGAAGGTACAACAGGTATATGGTACACTGAATAGACTAAATGTTGCTCACTGTGTTATTCCTAGTGGGGATCCACCACCTTATCCTGATGCAACCAATAGAAGTCAGCGTGTTGACAGTAACACTATACAAGTGCCATTGCGAAGAGATAGCAAAGATACCACAGCCAAGGTGTCTCAACTGCTAGACTCCCAAAGAGTTGTTCAACATGGTCACAAACCGAAAAACAACTCTGTGTCTGCACAGTACCAGCAAACCTCTCTCCGATCTCCTCCTGCTCTCTATACCTGCAGTCAGTGCATCAGCAATGGAAGCAACAGTGGTAACATTAATATTAGACCAGAACTACCTACTGGGACCGGCTCTCAGCACAGCACTGtaattgtccactcaactagtacaTCACCCCTGTCTTCTCAGTCATCTTACAATCTGCTGAGTCCCCCAGACAGCTGTCATGATAGAACTGAATATATTAATAATGCTTTCACTGAGGATGAGTCTGTTTTACAGCATTGCCAAATTGAGAAATCCATTAGGCATATTGCATTAAATAATGAAATCAACATGAGTGTGAAGCGGCCACCTCCATATCAATGGGACCCtgcagggagtgaggagatttggATTCCACAGGAAAGGCAAATTCCGATTTCTGCAACAGGGAGTCATAAACCACCACCTCTCATCCTGGAGCAATCACATGTGGAGATGTCTCATGTGCCATTCATTCCTATTAAATCTCCTACCAGTCCAACAGTCACTTTCCAATCAAATTATGGACTCACTTTACCATATCCTGTAAGTTACAGTGCATCTCCTATTGCAGCCTTTCAGGCTTCATTTCAAACTTCAGAAGCTATAGGCCCACCACCATACCCACAGCAAGACCCTTCTGTAGTTGTCCAATCTGGTTATCCAGCTAACATTACCTGTTGCCCATTGCCACCAATGTATCCAACCAGTAACACATTTTCTAGTTTACAGCTTCCCCAGATTACATTACACCAATGGAATACTTACAGTGCTTGTTCTCCGATGCATAGTTCACAAGGAACTTTGAGCTCAAAGCCACACTTACCTTTTGAGAAACCTGGAATGCCTCCATTTCCAGCAGAGCTTCAAGATCACACAGGAACTGAAGTGATTGTGGAAACAGCGGACAACTTCCAAGAGGTGCTGTCTCTGACAGAGTCTCCTGTGCCCCAGCGAACTGATAAATGCAACAAGAAAAGCCGTAAACGGTTAGACAGCAGGCCAGAGGAAGCAAACATGCAAGCAGTAACTGAAGGGAAGATGAAAAAAGAGGCAAAGGCGCTCACGGACTTCAATTCTCTCATTTCTAGCCCTAGACTAGGAAGAGAAAAGAAAAAAATCAAAAGCCAAAAGGATCAGATAAAATCCAAAAAGCTGAATAAAATGAGTGAGTTTCAAGACAGTTCCGAAAGTGAGCCAGAATTATTCATTAGTGGAGACGAGTTAATGAATCAGAGCCAGAGCACTAAAAAGGTTTGGAAAACTAAGAGGAACCTAAGGACACCAAATGAAACTGATGAGCTGAAATGTCGAAGAGCAAATGAAAAAGAGGATGGGAAATTGGGGAATCAAGGGTTTGTGTATGTAATGGCCAACAAACAACCACTGTGGAATGAGGCGACGCAAGTATATCAGTTGGACTTTGGAGGAAGAGTGACACAAGAGTCAGCAAAAAACTTCCAAATTGAGCTGGAAGGGCGACAG